The following coding sequences lie in one Xyrauchen texanus isolate HMW12.3.18 chromosome 25, RBS_HiC_50CHRs, whole genome shotgun sequence genomic window:
- the LOC127618693 gene encoding keratin, type I cytoskeletal 18-like, with protein sequence MSMRTSYSMRSSSSQVPVSQMSIKRTATSSMPTYRAASTYGGAGGQGTRISSASYSGVRSGVGLPSMSSSFHVSATGATGEITGNEKMAMQNLNDRLASYLEKVRTLEQANSKLELKIREALEKRGPDVNDYSRYQLIVDELRKKIFDATVDNARIVLQIDNARLAADDFRVKYESELSIRQSVEADIAGLRKVIDDTNMNRLNLESEIEALREELIFLKKNHENEVMELRNQISHSGVQVDVDAPKGHDLAQIMGEMRAKYEKMALKNQEELKAWHESQITEIQVQVSQSTEALQGARTEVNDLRRQIQTLEIELESQRNMKGSLEATLRDTEMRYNMEIESLNAVIMQLESELTQLRNNIQQQTQEYEALLNIKMKLEAEIATYRRLLDGGDFKLLDALEEQKKVKVMTVTQTLVDGKVVSSSTETKERKL encoded by the exons ATGAGTATGAGAACAAGCTACAGCATGCGTTCCTCCAGCTCTCAGGTGCCGGTGTCCCAAATGTCCATCAAGCGCACCGCCACCAGCAGCATGCCAACTTACCGCGCTGCAAGCACCTATGGAGGTGCCGGGGGTCAGGGGACCCGTATCTCCTCTGCCTCCTACTCAGGAGTCCGCAGTGGAGTAGGATTGCCCTCCATGTCTAGCTCCTTCCATGTAAGTGCCACCGGAGCCACTGGTGAGATCACGGGCAATGAGAAGATGGCCATGCAGAACTTGAATGACCGTCTGGCCTCCTACCTGGAGAAAGTCAGGACCCTGGAGCAGGCCAACAGCAAGCTGGAGCTGAAAATCAGAGAGGCCCTAGAGAAGAGAGGCCCTGATGTAAACGACTACAGCCGTTATCAGCTCATCGTTGATGAACTGCGCAAGAAG ATATTTGATGCCACCGTGGACAATGCCCGCATTGTGCTTCAGATTGATAATGCCCGCCTGGCCGCTGATGATTTCAGAGTGAA GTATGAATCTGAGCTTTCCATCCGCCAGAGTGTGGAGGCCGACATTGCTGGCCTGAGAAAGGTCATTGATGACACCAACATGAACCGGCTGAACCTTGAAAGCGAGATTGAGGCCCTCAGGGAGGAGCTCATCTTCCTGAAGAAGAACCACGAAAAT GAGGTGATGGAGCTTCGTAACCAGATCTCCCATTCAGGAGTGCAGGTGGACGTTGATGCTCCCAAGGGACATGACCTTGCCCAGATCATGGGGGAGATGAGAGCCAAGTATGAGAAGATGGCCCTCAAGAACCAAGAGGAGCTCAAGGCCTGGCACGAATCACAG ATCACAGAGATTCAGGTACAAGTCTCACAGAGCACAGAGGCCCTCCAGGGTGCTCGTACAGAAGTCAATGACCTTCGCAGACAAATCCAGACACTGGAAATTGAGTTGGAGTCACAGAGGAACATG AAAGGATCACTGGAGGCCACATTGCGGGACACAGAAATGCGCTACAACATGGAGATCGAGAGCCTAAATGCCGTTATCATGCAGCTGGAGTCTGAGCTCACTCAGCTGCGCAACAACATCCAGCAACAGACACAGGAGTACGAGGCTCTGCTGAACATCAAGATGAAGTTGGAGGCAGAAATCGCAACCTACAGGAGGCTTCTGGATGGTGGAGACTTTAA GCTTCTGGATGCTCTTGAGGAGCAAAAGAAGGTGAAAGTCATGACAGTCACACAGACATTGGTGGATGGGAAGGTGGTGTCTTCAAGCACAGAGACCAAGGAGAGGAAACTCTGA